Part of the Methanobacterium aggregans genome, GGTCTTCCCTTCCAATTTCAGGTTTCAGATCCATGAGAAGCTGAACTTCCCCTTTTTCAAGTGCTGAAACTACCTCCAGACTTAAATCAAGAACTGCAGGTCCTGAAATTCCAAAGTGGGTAAATATAACATCACCCTCACCAGAGGCTATCTTCTTTTTGCCCCTCTTAAAGGTTAAGCCAACATCTTCAAGGGATGTTCCCTGAATATCCCAAATCCATTTCTCCAGGGTTTTAAGAGGTACTGAACCCGGTTTCAATGGAAGGATCCTGTGGCCCAGTTCACTTGCCACCCTGAAGCCGTCACCTGTGGATCCTGTTGCAGGATAGGAAGCTCCACCAGTTGAGATAACAACACATTTTGCCTTTAAAGAGCTATTATCAAAATTGAGTTTAAAAGAAGTTTCATCTTCATTTCCCAAAACATCAACATGGGACAGACGATGATCGTAAAGTATTGAAACACCGGCTTCTTTTAAACATGATCTTAAAAGATTTAAAACAGAATCTGCATCATCTGTAACTGGGAAAACTCTGCCCCCATCTTCAACCTTTAAATTCAGACCTCTGGATTTGAAAAATTCCATTGTATCCTTGTTTGAAAAGGATTTAAATGCAGATCTTAAAAATGACCCCTTTCTACCGAATTTTTCTATAAATTCACTGGTCTCTGCAGTGTTTGTGAGGTTGCACCTGCCACTTCCTGTTATGAGAAGTTTTCTTCCCAGTGAATCGTTCCTCTCAATCAGCACCACATCTTTTTTAAGTTCTGCTGCATGGATTGCAGCCATGATACCTGCAGGTCCTCCTCCAACAACAGCCACATCATAGTTTTTCACGTAAATCCCTCTCCTTAAGTTCAGTATTATTTCTATCTTTATTCTATCCACTTAATTAATGAATTATCTGTATGATTAAGAAAATTTTATTAAAAAAATTGATTTAAACACTTAAAATTACGGTAATTACTATTAAAATTAGTTTTAATAAAAGAATGTAAACAAAAAAAATGATGCAAAAGTTTTGAACTCCATTTAAGGAGTTTACCTTTTGATCAACATTTTCTTGCAAATGAAAATTTGCAAGTTTGCAGAACTTGTTCCGCAATTTTAAAAAGATTGTTTTGAAGGTTGGTTATGGTGTTAACCGCCTTCTGTCCCTTGGGAAGAGCACTGTTTCCCTTATGTTCTTTGCACCGGTCAGGCACATTGTGAATCTTTCAGCTCCAAGTCCCCATCCTGCATGTGGTGGCATTCCGTATTCAAATGCTGCAAGGTACCTGCTGAATGAATCTGGGTTTAGTCCCTGTTTTTTGATCTTCTCAAGGAGCAGGTCGTGCTGGTGCACCCTCATGGCTCCTGAGGATATTTCAAGGTCCTTGTACATCAAATCGAAAGCACAGCTCTTCTCTGGGTCTTCAAAGCCAGGCATTACGTAGAATGGTTTTATGGATGTTGGCCATTCTGTTATGAAGTAGTAATCATCCATAGCTTCTCCCATGGCCTTTTCAGCTGCCCTTGAAAGGTCTTCCCCATGCCTCATTGCTACTCCCTTGGAGTTGACAATATCAATGACTTCATCGTAGGTCACACGTTTGAATGGAGTTTCTGGTACCTCTAATTCTACTTCAAGGGTTTTCAGGGCATCTTCACAGTGTTTTTTAACGTCATCTATGGCCTTACACACCAGTTCCTCAAGTATGTTCATTGCATCTTCATGATCAGTGAAGGCTGTTTCCACATCTATGGATACTGCTTCGTTGAGGTGTCTGAGGGTGTCGTGTTCTTCTGCACGGAATATTGGTGCTATTTCAAATACTTTGTCAAAACCTGAACCCATCATCATTTGTTTGTAGAGCTGTGGACTCTGACCAAGGAATGCTTCCCTCTCGAAGTAGGTTATTGGGAATAATTCTGTACCTCCCTCTGTTGCAGATGCAACGAGTTTTGGAGTGTTGATCTCTGTGTATCCCCTTGATTCCAGAAAGTTTCTGATTGAGTGGAACATCCTGCTTTTTATCTTGAATATTGCACTTACGTTGTGTTTTCTAAGGTCTAAAAACCTTGAATCAAGTCTTGTGTCGATCTCTGCATGGGTGTTGCCTGTTGTGTCAAGTGGTAAGGGTAGTTTTGATTCATTTAATAGTTTTATTTCCTCTGGAATGATTTCAACACCGTTTGGTGCCTTTCCAGATTCCTGAACAAGTCCCCTGACTGCGATTACTCCCTCTTTTTTGAGTTTCTTGATCTCTTCAAAGAGTTCAGGTGAAACCTTTTTACTTGGGGCTGTTATCTGTATCAGTCCATCCCTGTCCCTTAAAAGTACGAATATTATACCGCCTAAATCTCTTATCTCGTGTACCCATCCCATGAGCACTATTTCTTCACCGTTTATCTCGGGTTTAACGTCTTTTGTGTAGTGGGTTCTTCTCCAGTTTTCCAATGAATCTGTCAATGTAATTCACCTCTAAAAAATATTTTAAGCTTTATTTTGATTTCATAACTTTATTTAATGTTGATTACCTTGTTATTGGTTTATATCCTGATTTCTAAGATCATTTAATGTCTTGCTTTTAGGATCTTATGAATGAATTCAAAAGAATATGAATAATTCTATCAATAGTTTTATCCTAACCAGTATATAACCCATTGCAGTAGATAAAAATGGAATTTTAAATAGGATCTGAAATTTTTTTTAATGCATGTTCCTAGTGCTGTTAATTCTTTTATTGATGTTCTTAAATGATGTTGATTTTTTTTTGAACTCATCACTTAGTTTCATATC contains:
- a CDS encoding BaiN/RdsA family NAD(P)/FAD-dependent oxidoreductase; amino-acid sequence: MKNYDVAVVGGGPAGIMAAIHAAELKKDVVLIERNDSLGRKLLITGSGRCNLTNTAETSEFIEKFGRKGSFLRSAFKSFSNKDTMEFFKSRGLNLKVEDGGRVFPVTDDADSVLNLLRSCLKEAGVSILYDHRLSHVDVLGNEDETSFKLNFDNSSLKAKCVVISTGGASYPATGSTGDGFRVASELGHRILPLKPGSVPLKTLEKWIWDIQGTSLEDVGLTFKRGKKKIASGEGDVIFTHFGISGPAVLDLSLEVVSALEKGEVQLLMDLKPEIGREDLEEELLKEFEKHGKTYMKNFLKFLMPNRLIPVFLELGDLDPNKTLNQISKHERNSMLNILKSMPLTITGHLPLEKAMVTCGGVSKKEINPQTMESNICQGIYFAGEIIDLCAPTGGYNLQEAFSTGYLAGDSAARSDE
- the aspS gene encoding aspartate--tRNA(Asn) ligase — translated: MTDSLENWRRTHYTKDVKPEINGEEIVLMGWVHEIRDLGGIIFVLLRDRDGLIQITAPSKKVSPELFEEIKKLKKEGVIAVRGLVQESGKAPNGVEIIPEEIKLLNESKLPLPLDTTGNTHAEIDTRLDSRFLDLRKHNVSAIFKIKSRMFHSIRNFLESRGYTEINTPKLVASATEGGTELFPITYFEREAFLGQSPQLYKQMMMGSGFDKVFEIAPIFRAEEHDTLRHLNEAVSIDVETAFTDHEDAMNILEELVCKAIDDVKKHCEDALKTLEVELEVPETPFKRVTYDEVIDIVNSKGVAMRHGEDLSRAAEKAMGEAMDDYYFITEWPTSIKPFYVMPGFEDPEKSCAFDLMYKDLEISSGAMRVHQHDLLLEKIKKQGLNPDSFSRYLAAFEYGMPPHAGWGLGAERFTMCLTGAKNIRETVLFPRDRRRLTP